ACTCCAATAGGCTTCAGCATTATCACCTCCAAAAGTCACTTGACGTAAATTTTTAAAATGAATTTCTTCAGGATAAATCAAAGGGTTTTTTACTTCAGTAACTTCAGGTTTTACGGTTGTATTAGTAACATCAGTTTTAGTTTCATTTTTACATGAAAAAATAAAAGCTGTAACTAGTAAAATTCCGAATAAGCGTGTTTTCATAATAGGTTTTATTAAATGGCTTTAATTGCCTAATTTTGAGTAAAATTAATACTTCTTATCATGAAATTAATAAAACTACTTGTTTTTTTACTTGTTTTCACCTCATGTAAACACGAAATTTTAAAAGAAATTACCATTCAAGAGGATGTTCAGTTTTTAGCTGACGATGCTTTGGAAGGTCGTCAAACAGGTACAAATGGCGAGCAAAAAGCTGCAAAATATATTGCAGAACGTTTTAAAAATTTAGGCTTAACACCAAAAGGTACCGATGGTTATTTTCAGGCGTTTTCGTTTAAACCAAAAACAGATCCACATCAAGAAGTAAAGTATAATGTAAAGGATGGTGATAGTACAATTACAGGCACAAACGTCCTTGGTTTTATTGATAACAAAGCCGATAACACTGTAATTATTGGCGCACACTATGACCATTTAGGTTATGGAGCAGAAGGGAGTTTATTTAGAGGCGAAAAAAAAGAAATACATAATGGAGCAGATGATAACGCAAGTGGAGTAGCAGTGCTACTAAATTTAGCACAAAAGCTAAAGGCTAAAAACACAAATAATAACTATTTATTTATCACATTTTCTGGCGAAGAAATGGGCTTATTAGGCTCTAATTATTACACAAAAAATCCAACAATCGACAACAAAAAAGCCAATTATATGATTAACATGGATATGGTTGGTCGTTTAAAAGCAGATAGTACATTGGCTGTTTACGGTGTTGGTACGTCACCCATTTTTAAACAGACGTTACAAGCACACAATAACCGTTTTAAATTAGTACAAAAAGAGTCTGGAGTTGGACCAAGTGATCATACTAGTTTTTATAATTCTGACATACCTGTATTGCACTTTTTTACAGGTCAGCATGAAGATTACCACAAACCATCTGATGACACAGAGCGTTTACATTTTAATGGTATGCAAATCATTTCAAATTATATTTTTGAAATCATAACAGATTTAGATAACAACGGGAAACTACCCTTTAGAAAAACTAAAAACGAAAGCGATGAAGTGCCACGTTTTAAAGTAGGACTTGGTGTAATACCAGATTATTTATTTGACGGAAAAGGCATGCGAATTGATGGTATAAGCGAAGATAAACCAGCACAAAAAGCGAACCTTAAAAAAGGTGATATTGTTGTCAAACTTGGCGATAGTACAGTTTTTGATATGATGAGTTACATGAAGGTATTAGCAACTTTTAAAGAAGGTGATAAAACAAATATAACAGTAGACAGACAAGGCACAATGGTTGATGCTGAAATACAATTTTAAAGCTTCCTAATTAAACCATGAAAATCACCAACCAGGACATAATAACAAAAATACACTTAATCATATCTGTATGTATTGTTGTTCCTGTGTCTTTTTTTTATGGTTTTAATCCAAGCTCTCAGTTCGATATTCATTTAAACACCATTGACGAGCATAATTTTTTTAAAGCCATTATGGGCCTATATATAGGGTTTTCTATACTTTGGATTTTGGGTGTATTTAAAGCCAATTATTTAAAAATGGCATTGGTAACCAATATGATATTTATGCTG
The genomic region above belongs to Olleya sp. Hel_I_94 and contains:
- a CDS encoding M28 family peptidase, producing MKLIKLLVFLLVFTSCKHEILKEITIQEDVQFLADDALEGRQTGTNGEQKAAKYIAERFKNLGLTPKGTDGYFQAFSFKPKTDPHQEVKYNVKDGDSTITGTNVLGFIDNKADNTVIIGAHYDHLGYGAEGSLFRGEKKEIHNGADDNASGVAVLLNLAQKLKAKNTNNNYLFITFSGEEMGLLGSNYYTKNPTIDNKKANYMINMDMVGRLKADSTLAVYGVGTSPIFKQTLQAHNNRFKLVQKESGVGPSDHTSFYNSDIPVLHFFTGQHEDYHKPSDDTERLHFNGMQIISNYIFEIITDLDNNGKLPFRKTKNESDEVPRFKVGLGVIPDYLFDGKGMRIDGISEDKPAQKANLKKGDIVVKLGDSTVFDMMSYMKVLATFKEGDKTNITVDRQGTMVDAEIQF
- a CDS encoding DUF4345 domain-containing protein, whose translation is MKITNQDIITKIHLIISVCIVVPVSFFYGFNPSSQFDIHLNTIDEHNFFKAIMGLYIGFSILWILGVFKANYLKMALVTNMIFMLGLGFGRLLSLTLDGVPTFGFKFGTIAELFLGFYGLWVLLSHHTTTNT